The genomic region CCGTCGTCTGCCTCGATCCGAATATCCGCCCTGCCACTGCGACAGAAAAAACACCGCGCGTTCCTGCGGGGCATGCTGGAGTGTGTCACGGTGCTGAAGCTGTCCGAGGACGAGGTTGGATTCCTCGGTGATACATCCAACGTCCCCGTCGTGGTGACCACGTCCTCGAACGGCATTCGCGTGCGCGCTCCGTTTGGCCAGTGCTCCGTCGCACAGCACGATGTCCACGTTGTAGACACCATTGGCGCCGGTGACACCGTGATGGCCGCGCTGGTGCACCAGTTCGACCGGCGTGGCTTTGGCCGCGACGACCTGCTGAATTTGAACGACAGCGAGTGGCGGGAATTCCTCAATTTCGCCGCTTTCGCCGCATCGATCACGGTGTCCCGAGCAGGCGCAGACACACCCTACGCGCGCGAACTCGAGCACCTCATTCAATGATGTAGCCGATGCACTAAACAGCAAGAAACCCGCCGATTGAAATCGGCGGGTTTCTTCGCGAAGAGAGAGGACTAGCGAGCCTTCTCCACAATGTCCAGGAGGCGGAAGTGCTTGTCCTTGGACAGCGGACGGGTCTCGATGATGTGGACGAGATCGCCCACGCCAGCCTCGTTGTTCTCGTCGTGAGCCTTCACGCGCTTGGTAGTACGGACAATCTTGCCGTACAGGGCGTGGGACTTACGGTCCTCGACCTCGACGACGATGGTCTTGTCCATCTTGTC from Corynebacterium genitalium ATCC 33030 harbors:
- a CDS encoding PfkB family carbohydrate kinase codes for the protein MLKLSEDEVGFLGDTSNVPVVVTTSSNGIRVRAPFGQCSVAQHDVHVVDTIGAGDTVMAALVHQFDRRGFGRDDLLNLNDSEWREFLNFAAFAASITVSRAGADTPYARELEHLIQ
- the rpsQ gene encoding 30S ribosomal protein S17: MTEATGTATGKGPKHTEAQPKEKGLQKRRRGYVVSDKMDKTIVVEVEDRKSHALYGKIVRTTKRVKAHDENNEAGVGDLVHIIETRPLSKDKHFRLLDIVEKAR